A section of the Methanoregula formicica SMSP genome encodes:
- a CDS encoding magnesium transporter CorA family protein, which yields MIQIYRSRKDIEPAITDLIDTPCEGAWVRMTAPTDAELTEIASSCSLPPEFLRAALDEEERPRIDAEDGVVLVVLDVPMVTEVAGIQTLTTLPLGIVISEKLIVTVCSRQTPVLDDFIAGKVRHFHTVKKTRFLFQIFYRNASAYLHHLRQIERTISRIEVELHRSMKNEELFQMMELEKSLIYFSTSLKSNEAVLERILRTKPLKMYEDDAEFLEDVIIENKQAMEMSQIYLHILNGMTQAFATIISNNLGIVMKFLASITIIIAIPTMIASFYGMNVADLPLSGVPLAFEIIFMFSVMISVLLGLFMWRKKFF from the coding sequence ATGATCCAGATCTACCGTTCCCGGAAAGATATCGAACCGGCCATTACGGATCTCATCGACACTCCCTGCGAGGGTGCATGGGTCCGCATGACCGCCCCCACAGATGCGGAGCTGACGGAAATCGCCTCCTCCTGCAGCCTCCCGCCGGAGTTCCTCCGCGCTGCGCTCGATGAGGAAGAACGGCCGCGCATCGATGCCGAGGACGGCGTGGTCCTCGTTGTGCTCGACGTGCCCATGGTGACGGAGGTAGCAGGGATCCAGACCCTGACCACCCTTCCGCTCGGTATTGTCATCTCCGAGAAGCTGATCGTCACGGTGTGCAGCCGCCAGACTCCGGTACTCGACGACTTCATCGCGGGCAAGGTCCGCCACTTCCACACGGTCAAGAAGACCCGGTTCCTCTTCCAGATCTTCTACCGGAACGCCTCCGCCTACCTGCACCACCTGCGCCAGATCGAGCGTACCATCTCCCGGATCGAAGTTGAGCTCCACCGCTCGATGAAGAACGAGGAGCTCTTCCAGATGATGGAACTGGAAAAGAGCCTCATCTACTTCTCGACATCGCTCAAGTCCAACGAGGCCGTGCTCGAACGGATCCTGCGCACCAAGCCCCTGAAGATGTACGAGGATGACGCCGAGTTCCTTGAAGACGTCATCATCGAGAACAAGCAGGCCATGGAGATGTCGCAGATCTACCTGCACATCTTAAATGGCATGACGCAGGCCTTTGCCACCATCATCTCGAACAACCTCGGGATCGTGATGAAGTTCCTTGCTTCCATCACGATCATCATCGCCATCCCGACGATGATTGCCAGTTTCTACGGCATGAATGTGGCCGATCTCCCGCTCTCCGGAGTCCCGCTTGCGTTTGAGATCATCTTCATGTTCTCTGTCATGATCTCGGTGCTGCTCGGCCTGTTCATGTGGAGGAAGAAGTTCTTCTAA